In one window of Bemisia tabaci chromosome 4, PGI_BMITA_v3 DNA:
- the LOC109036327 gene encoding uncharacterized protein — protein sequence MLRLRLSSLILLCSLTWSDGAQIVIISTGNTKNHDNPETHLSRFPAPDILHFKQTTGNDHAEKPLFSEVQPRLGTDSDESMAERLEPRGNMFRFLSCWFKEKLRRHKSRRTDTYPRGPLIPIMDRRDKASRQGTRGKMVVPAAMDTSPRGSPLH from the exons ATGTTAAGGCTTAGGCTCTCTTCTCTCATTCTG CTCTGCAGCTTAACGTGGAGTGATGGAGCCCAGATCGTAattatttcgacgggaaacacGAAAAACCACGACAACCCGGAGACCCACTTGAGTAGGTTTCCAGCACCAGACATCTTGCACTTCAAACAAACCACG GGGAATGATCATGCTGAAAAACCACTATTTTCTGAAGTACAGCCAAGGCTGGGTACTGATTCAGATGAATCAATGGCAGAGAGACTTGAACCGCGAGGGAACATGTTTCGCTTCCTCTCCTGCTGGTTCAAGGAGAAGTTACGACGGCACAAGAGTAGGCGCACTGACACCTATCCCCGTGGCCCTCTGATTCCTATAATGGATCGAAGAGACAAAGCTTCCCGACAAGGCACTCGAGGAAAAATGGTTGTACCGGCAGCCATGGATACATCACCGCGAGGTTCCCCTCTTCATTGA